GACTGATTCGGGCGTTTTCATCCCTGTCGCTGGGAAATATCGGGGGAACGCGGGCACTGGAGGTCACCGGTGGGGTGAGTGAAGCATTGATTTCGACGGTCATTGGCCTGGTAGTGGCGATTGTCACCCTGGTGCTGGCGAGTTTGTTTCGCAGTTTTTACCGGCGGCAATTGACGTTGTTGCAGGAGGTGATGGGACATCTGGAATTGATCTATGCCGAATGGTTTGAGGCGCATCAGTTGGAGGAATTGAGCCGTGTTTCCACTCGATGACGAAGGCGAGACGCCGCCAGAGGTCAACATCGTCCCGATGATTGATGTGGTGTTTTCGGTGCTGGCGTTTTTCATCATCGCGTCGGTGTTTTTGACCCGAGCCGAGGGCCTAGAGGTGCAATTACCCCAGGCGGCAACGACGCGGGTGCAAAAGACTCAGACCGTCACTCTGACGTTGACCCAAAACGGGACGCTGTTTTTGCAGGGGCAACGGCTGGCTGGCGAGGAATTGACGCCACGACTGCGGGCATTGCAGGCCCAGGGTAACCGGCTGGTGGTGCTCTTACGGGCGGATGCGCGGGTGTCCCACGGGCAGGTGGTGGGGGTGTTGGACCAACTACGCCAGATTCCTGACCTGCAAGTGGCAATGGCAACCCGACCCCTAGAGGCTCGTCATTCGCGCTAGGGAGTTGGTAAGGTGAGCAGAGAGGAGAACGGTTGAGGGGTTAACACTCTATTTAGGAGGGCAAGTTCGATGCAAACGATGGTGCCAGCGCAGGACTTTTTCCGGGCGGCCTATGAACACCGTTACACCTGGGGACCAGAGTTTCCCGGCTACCAAGCCCAGGTGCAATACCAGGGGAGCCTGGGTAGCGCAACGGGTGAAGTGACGGTGGATAAAAACCTGAAATATACGGTGACGGGGATTGCCGACGAGGCCATCCGCAA
The sequence above is drawn from the Gloeomargarita sp. SKYB120 genome and encodes:
- a CDS encoding biopolymer transporter ExbD, which gives rise to MFPLDDEGETPPEVNIVPMIDVVFSVLAFFIIASVFLTRAEGLEVQLPQAATTRVQKTQTVTLTLTQNGTLFLQGQRLAGEELTPRLRALQAQGNRLVVLLRADARVSHGQVVGVLDQLRQIPDLQVAMATRPLEARHSR